A single region of the Hyla sarda isolate aHylSar1 unplaced genomic scaffold, aHylSar1.hap1 scaffold_837, whole genome shotgun sequence genome encodes:
- the LOC130347379 gene encoding uncharacterized protein LOC130347379 gives MASASDGDPGMVPSYAKLKNSVRISYLEDQRKNRDLKYIVEQVLLGVFGLRKHEILSIQDYPKRGVYDVTFTEGGIYKDFVIQMKKVSGDARLSGIRIVEHFPDELMLLVIKMYSPYVKEDEIVVFLRNFCKKIINRGKVMNECGIWSSKWKFLVEFKEDLLLPGRKVMPPARFKLGNVNGDVFFPGMPNFCRACRRYGHDKNVCESTCTNCGSTEHSSRECTKEKKCSLCYRVDHLYASCPHRNKEKQQRSQPDPRHMNREDSKPEENPTDQHGESATSDEDGYEKPSSMKVRRKEKKAWQTGAPLSQQRGSNLDEAVSKPQSAPLRKPENVGAKRRKTGTGREEAFVEEEGGVGMPSGVPAPSPSETGNSSMVPDTVEVVVPDQLPGVAPTGHPGEEMDTGQGDGDGTTPVPAKRNPLLSPLPEDLQEEFSSYRNVASLTKHHTRNMKKTGSMAPQCGQGPTHLNLEELLYFLRSIPEKEILDTINSFNLDVFNTKILPQSWKMVNFNKCEILKVGKLDTRDIKVPVVEKVKILEGLILELHPQLPSVPGFPTP, from the exons ATGGCGTCAGCCAGTGACGGAGATCCAGGCATGGTACCATCTTATGCCAAGCTCAAGAACTCAGTACGTATATCGTACTTGGAGGACCAGAGAAAGAACCGGGACCTGAAGTACATCGTGGAGCAAGTTCTGCTGGGCGTCTTTGGATTAAGGAAGCATGAGATATTATCCATCCAAGATTATCCGAAAAGAGGAGTATACGATGTTACTtttacggaaggaggtatttacaAGGACTTTGTTATACAGATGAAGAAGGTAAGCGGAGATGCCCGCTTGAGTGGAATAAGAATTGTTGAGCACTTTCCCGATGAACTTATGCTTTTAGTtataaaaatgtactctccatacGTTAAAGAAGatgaaattgttgtgtttttaaggaatttttgtaaaaaaattataaatagagGGAAAGTGATGAATGAGTGTGGAATATGGTCCTCTAAGTGGAAGTTTCTGGTTGAGTTCAAAGAAGATCTATTACTCCCAGGACGAAAGGTTATGCCTCCAGCTCGGTTCAAGTTAGGAAATGTAAATGGTGACGTGTTTTTCCCAGGAATGCCCAATTTCTGCAGAGCTTGTAGAAGATATGGACATGATAAAAACGTATGTGAGAGTACATGTACAAATTGTGGCAGCACTGAGCACTCCTCCAGAGAatgcacaaaagaaaagaaatgcagTTTATGTTACAGAGTTGACCATTTGTATGCTTCTTGTCCTCACAGAAACAAAGAGAAACAACAGAGAAGCCAGCCAGACCCCCGTCATATGAACAGAGAAGACAGCAAACCAGAAGAAAACCCAACTGATCAACATGGTGAGTCTGCTACCTCTGATGAAGATGGATATGAGAAACCCTCCAGCATGAAGGTAAGAAGAAAGGAGAAGAAAGCATGGCAGACAGGAGCTCCTCTCTCGCAGCAGAGGGGTAGTAACCTGGATGAAGCTGTCAGCAAGCCTCAGAGtgcccccctgaggaagccagaaAATGTTGGGGCTAAGAGAAGAAAGACCGGAACAGGAAGAGAAGAGGCGTTTGTggaagaagaggggggggtagGGATGCCATCAGGTGTTCCAGCCCCCTCCCCAAGTGAAACAGGCAACTCGTCCATGGTTCCCGACACGGTGGAAGTCGTTGTGCCCGACCAGCTGCCCGGGGTGGCTCCGACAGGTCATCCCGGGGAGGAGATGGACACTGGGCAAGGTGACGGAGACGGGACAACCCCTGTTCCGGCGAAGAGGAATCCTCTCCTTAGTCCCCTACCGGAGGATCTTCAGGAGGAG TTTTCTTCTtacaggaatgtggcatcccTCACCAAGCATCATACAAGAAATATGAAGAAGACTGGAAGCATGGCCCCTCAGTGTGGTCAGGGTCCAACGCATCTAAATCTGGAGGAGTTGCTATACTTTTTAAGG TCTATCCCAGAGAAGGAAATATTGGATACCATAAACAGTTTTAATTTGG ATGTTTTTAATACCAAGATTTTACCACAGTCATGGAAAATGG TGAATTTTAACAAGTGCGAGATTTTAAAAGTCGGCAAGCTGGATACAAGAGACATAAAGGTACCGGTagtagaaaaagtaaaaattttag AAGGACTTATCCTGGAGCTGCATCCACAGTTGCCTTCCGTGCCGGGCTTTCCAACACCGTAG